The genomic interval CACCGCTCTTGTGTATCAGAGCAGTGTTCTTAACCGCGGTGAAGATACTCTCCATGCTGTCCTCTACAGGAAGTACAAAACAGGCGGACAGCTGACCTAGAGTCGTGCCAGCGTTCATGAGTGTAGGAGAATTGGGAAGAAATTCCTTTCTTGCCATCATGTTATAAAATGATATTGCCCTCTGTTCGACATCATCATTGAACTTCTCTTCAGCTGTGGCAACAGTGGAAGCAACCCTCCACAGCATCTCTCCTGGCTCTTCCAGTATCTCTCCGGTTGCTGATCTGTTAAGGTAACGTTTTCTAAGAACCAGAATTGCATTATCGGTAAATTCAGGCTGAATTAAATCACTGGGATGAGATGCGGTTTTTCGTTCAGCAGATGCCTCTTCAGTATCAGTTCCTGCCCCTGAGAAAAGATCCTGCTGAAGACGTAACTCGTCCAACGACACCCTCCTGCCCCAAGCGGGGCTTTCAATCACAGATATTACGAATCATCTTGTGATAATCATCATTTATAGACCAAATCGAAGTTCTCAATAAAATGAGGACTTAATTTCCCGTCAAAGGATTGCTTTGACGTCAAATGTAGACTATCAATATTTTGTGCTTTTGGCAAGGGGGCACCACAACCGGTTGTGTATGTACATAACCTCTTGCCATATCTCTGGATCCTTCGCTAGTATAGAGCAAACGGATTGCAGGATAATTCTGGAGTAATATGAAAAGTGATCAAAAGCAGATATTCGAACAGGAAATACTCACTCATCTTGACAGACTATACGGGTACGCGATGCATCTATGCAGGAACAGTGACGATGCCTCAGACCTCGTACAGGATACATATCTCAGTGCTCTGAGATATGAGAAGCAATACTCCATCGGAACAAATGCGGGTGCTTGGTTGTTTACAATTATGAGAAATACGTTTTTAAACAAGATGAGATCAAAGAACAGAAGACCTGTTGGATTAGCCGGTGAATGGATTGAAGAGCTGTCTCGAAAAGATATTTCTGAACTTAGAAAACTCGGACCGGATCCGAGCGTGCAAATGCTTGATGATCTTTTAAAAGAGGATATCAGAGAAGCAATTGACAGTTTACCAAAAGAGTTCAGGGATGCGGTTGTACTGTGTGATGTTCAGGGGTTTTCATACTCGGAGATTGCTTCAATTCTTGATATTCCAATTGGTACTGTGAGATCCAGAATTCACAGGGGTAGAAGCATTCTGCGGCATTTACTTGCGGAGTGGAAGAATATTGCGAAGGAGGGAAGATAATATGACTTGTGAGGATGCTCACTCTCATATGCATGACTACATTTCCGGTGAATTAGCTCCGGAATACCATGAACCCCTGATGAATCATCTGGAGGAATGTGGCTCCTGCCGCGCACTGTTCAACCAAACTCAACTTCTTCAAACTGCTGTAAGGAATTTAATGCAATATGAAACTCCTCCCGAGCTTCAAACAGCTGTTTCCCGGATTCTTCTGGATATCTGATCATTAGCCTGCATATTTCACCAGCATTTTACTGCAGCGACGCATACAGCTGCGTCTACTTCGTTATGCTCGCACAGCCGTCCTCGATGTACTGTTCA from Candidatus Aegiribacteria sp. carries:
- a CDS encoding sigma-70 family RNA polymerase sigma factor; the protein is MKSDQKQIFEQEILTHLDRLYGYAMHLCRNSDDASDLVQDTYLSALRYEKQYSIGTNAGAWLFTIMRNTFLNKMRSKNRRPVGLAGEWIEELSRKDISELRKLGPDPSVQMLDDLLKEDIREAIDSLPKEFRDAVVLCDVQGFSYSEIASILDIPIGTVRSRIHRGRSILRHLLAEWKNIAKEGR
- a CDS encoding zf-HC2 domain-containing protein, translating into MTCEDAHSHMHDYISGELAPEYHEPLMNHLEECGSCRALFNQTQLLQTAVRNLMQYETPPELQTAVSRILLDI